In Juglans microcarpa x Juglans regia isolate MS1-56 chromosome 7D, Jm3101_v1.0, whole genome shotgun sequence, the following are encoded in one genomic region:
- the LOC121238470 gene encoding putative disease resistance protein At3g14460 isoform X2 — MAVGELFLAAFLQVLFHRLASPELLDFARRERLEKKLDKWRKTLSTIQKVLDDAEEKELHAEGAAVKEWLDDLKDLAYDVEDILDEFATDVLRRKLKGKNQASTSKVRNLIPAYFSGLTPSAIMLRTRLESNIKDITTRVEDLAARKEKLNLRQNVDRRSEKIRVTVLAPTSLPNEVVYGRDEDKKALLDLLLSQGSSDKVSVIPIVGMGGIGKTTLAQFVYNDEEVKSLFHLRAWTCVSEDFDAIRVTKEILKSLSHGSNDDNNLDLLQIKLSEALKGKKFLVILDDLWNEDYHHWTILLAPFKAGAPGSVVIITTRNRDISRMAGTTQAYQLDLLSNDASVSIFTQHALGVEDFSSHAHLKDIGLGIVRKCKGLPLAAKILGGLLRSKQDRDDWEEVLNSEIWNILEEKSGIVPALMFSYYHLPSHLKRCFAYCSILPKDYEFKEKQVVLLWMAEGLIQPQQKGKEMEDLGAKYFHDLLSRSFFQQSSNDKSRFVMHDLINDLAKSVAGNTCFKKARHLSYLGDRFDGFKKFLRGCYLTNYVSLELLPKLRCLRVLSLNGYHITEVSDSIGDMMHLRYLDLSHTHITNLPESTTTLYNLQTLLLECCKYLEKLPSEFGNLVNLRHLNILQARSLKAMPLHIGKLNCLRTLSDFIVGKDCCSGLKELGSLSHLRGTLCISKLENVIEPEDARDMNLSGKPKLDGLSLGWSEDIDDSKDRTSEKEFLNMLQPRNVLKELTITCYGGTEFPTWLNRTSLPNLVFLTIENCKKCTLLPPLGKLASLRVLSIKGMASVKSIGPEICEDGSSQPFRSLETLNFENMEEWENWSPCESFSNLHELSIKNCPKLFGNLPNHLPSLEKVEIDRCWNLVVLVSSFPDRCKIKFEGSEGVVCGREVDFSSLKFEYLSTISVFESRMKVLITMGGLANVQTLEVNGCKELTHLWSNAVGSFPHLPRLRDLSVSGCPKLVSLVAKGQLPPTLEELIIQNCKNIQILVEEDDTNSYGSSGDNNTSLLQVLNISQCPSLKSLISSDELPAALQTLWINSCPELESIAKELHHNSLLKTIGIDNCGNLKSLPTGIHSLSHLSSITIEDNPSLDFLPDGELLPANLTFLHLSSCKKMQAVVNRIHTCTFLQDLRMGKCPCASFPEEGFPTNLTRLSIHDSSIAQGLFEWGLHKITSLKILRICDGSSHLVSFPEMKLPTSLTQLAIDNFPNLKYLSSEGFRNLTSLKHLCILNCEKLASFPKKGLGLPPSLRRLGIVDCKRFTSFSTKCLPLSLLELYIFECPQLEEWCKKDRGREGSTTAHIPFISFDSYTAIW; from the exons ATGGCGGTGGGAGAGCTCTTTCTTGCTGCGTTCCTTCAAGTGTTATTTCACCGATTGGCTTCACCCGAGTTGCTGGACTTTGCACGCCGAGAGCGACTTGAAAAAAAGCTGGACAAGTGGCGCAAGACGTTGTCAACGATTCAAAAGGTGCTTGATGATGCAGAGGAGAAGGAATTACATGCTGAGGGTGCTGCAGTAAAAGAGTGGCTGGATGATCTCAAAGACTTGGCCTACGATGTGGAGGACATACTTGATGAGTTTGCCACCGATGTTTTGCGACGCAAATTGAAGGGTAAAAATCAGGCAAGTACTAGTAAGGTACGGAATCTCATCCCTGCTTATTTTAGTGGTTTGACTCCTAGTGCTATTATGTTAAGAACTAGGCTGGAGTCAAATATCAAGGACATCACTACTCGAGTTGAAGATCTAGCGGCACGAAAAGAGAAACTCAATTTGAGACAAAATGTTGACAGGAGGTcagaaaaaataagagtgacAGTACTGGCCCCAACTTCTTTACCGAACGAAGTTGTTTACGGCAGGGACGAAGATAAAAAGGCTTTACTTGATTTATTGCTGAGTCAAGGATCAAGCGATAAAGTTTCTGTGATTCCTATAGTTGGTATGGGGGGTATTGGAAAGACAACCCTTGCCCAGTTTGTATACAACGATGAAGAAGTCAAAAGTTTGTTTCATCTTAGAGCTTGGACTTGTGTTTCTGAAGATTTCGATGCTATCAGGGTCAcgaaagaaattttaaaatctcttaGCCACGGAAGCAATGATGATAATAATCTAGATTtgttacaaatcaaattaagcGAGGCCCTAAAAGGGAAGAAATTTCTAGTCATTCTGGATGATCTTTGGAATGAGGATTATCATCATTGGACAATCCTACTTGCTCCTTTCAAAGCAGGCGCTCCAGGAAGTGTTGTTATTATCACAACTCGCAATCGAGATATTTCAAGAATGGCGGGTACCACTCAAGCTTACCAGCTGGATTTGTTGTCAAATGACGCTTCTGTGTCCATATTTACCCAACATGCCTTGGGGGTGGAAGACTTTTCTTCGCATGCACACCTCAAAGACATTGGTCTGGGAATCGTTCGAAAATGTAAAGGCTTGCCTTTAGCGGCAAAAATACTTGGAGGCCTCTTGCGCTCAAAACAGGACCGTGATGACTGGGAGGAAGTATTGAATAGCGAGATATGGAATATTTTAGAGGAAAAAAGTGGAATCGTTCCAGCTCTTATGTTCAGTTACTACCATCTCCCATCACATTTGAAGAGATGCTTTGCGTACTGTTCTATACTCCCTaaagattatgaatttaaggagAAGCAGGTGGTTCTATTATGGATGGCAGAAGGCTTGATTCAACCgcaacaaaaaggaaaggaaatggaaGATTTGGGTGCAAAGTATTTTCACGATTTGTTGTCAAGGTCATTTTTCCAACAATCCAGCAACGATAAATCTCGATTTGTAATGCATGACCTCATCAACGATTTGGCTAAATCAGTCGCTGGAAATACATGC TTTAAAAAGGCTCGCCATTTGTCTTACCTAGGTGATCGATTTGatggttttaaaaaattt CTTAGGGGGTGTTATTTGACCAATTATGTTTCTCTTGAATTGTTGCCGAAATTACGATGCTTAAGGGTGCTCTCTTTGAACGGTTATCACATAACCGAGGTATCAGATTCAATTGGTGATATGATGCATCTACGGTATCTTGACCTTTCTCACACCCACATCACTAACTTGCCTGAATCAACAACCACACTCTACAATTTACAGACATTGTTGTTAGAATGTTGCAAATATCTAGAGAAACTACCTTCAGAATTTGGGAATCTGGTCAACTTACGCCACCTCAATATTTTACAAGCAAGATCACTAAAAGCAATGCCTTTGCATATAGGCAAATTAAATTGTCTTCGAACGTTGTCTGATTTCATTGTGGGAAAAGATTGTTGTTCGGGGTTAAAGGAGCTAGGGTCTTTGTCGCATCTTCGAGGAACACTCTGCATTTCAAAATTGGAGAATGTGATTGAGCCAGAGGATGCAAGAGACATGAATTTAAGTGGTAAGCCCAAGCTTGATGGGTTGTCATTGGGATGGAGTGAAGACATTGATGACTCAAAGGACAGAACAAGTGAAAAAGAGTTTCTCAACATGCTACAGCCTCGCAACGTTTTGAAAGAACTCACTATTACGTGTTATGGGGGTACAGAATTTCCGACATGGTTAAACCGTACTTCGCTTCCTAATCTGGTGTTCTTGACTATTGAAAATTGTAAAAAGTGCACATTATTGCCACCATTGGGGAAACTTGCATCACTCAGAGTCCTTTCGATCAAGGGGATGGCTAGCGTGAAGAGTATTGGTCCTGAAATTTGTGAGGATGGTTCGTCACAACCTTTTAGATCTTTGGAGACTCTGAATTTCGAGAATATGGAGGAGTGGGAGAACTGGAGTCCTTGTGAATCATTCTCAAACTTACACGAGCTCTCTATAAAAAATTGTCCCAAGCTCTTTGGAAATTTACCAAACCACCTTCCTTCACTTGAAAAGGTTGAGATAGATAGATGTTGGAATTTAGTGGTCTTAGTTTCGAGCTTTCCAGATCgatgcaaaataaaatttgaggGATCCGAAGGGGTGGTGTGCGGAAGAGAAGTTGATTTTAGCTCGCTAAAATTTGAGTATCTTTCAACAATTTCAGTATTTGAATCTCGAATGAAAGTGTTAATTACAATGGGTGGGCTGGCAAATGTACAAACATTAGAGGTTAATGGATGCAAGGAACTGACGCATTTGTGGTCGAATGCGGTGGGATCATTTCCACATCTCCCACGTCTTCGTGATCTGTCGGTTTCTGGTTGTCCAAAACTAGTTTCGTTGGTTGCTAAAGGCCAGCTCCCTCCAACTCTAGAGGAACTAATTATACAGAATTGCAAAAATATTCAGATTTTGGTAGAGGAGGATGACACCAACAGTTATGGCAGTAGCGGTGACAACAACACATCTCTTCTTCAGGTTTTGAACATTTCCCAGTGTCCCTCCCTCAAATCCCTAATATCAAGCGATGAATTACCTGCAGCACTTCAAACATTATGGATTAATTCATGTCCAGAGCTAGAGTCAATAGCTAAGGAACTACATCATAATTCATTGCTTAAAACCATTGGCATTGATAATTGTGGAAATCTTAAATCCTTACCCACTGGCATACACAGTCTCAGCCATCTAAGCAGTATTACGATAGAAGATAATCCGAGTCTCGATTTCTTACCTGACGGTGAGTTGCTGCCTGCGAACCTGACATTCCTTCATCTTTCTAGCTGCAAGAAAATGCAGGCCGTGGTCAATCGCATACACACCTGCACCTTTCTTCAAGATTTGAGAATGGGGAAATGTCCATGTGCATCCTTTCCAGAAGAAGGTTTTCCCACCAACCTGACACGACTTTCGATCCATGATAGCAGTATCGCTCAGGGCTTGTTTGAGTGGGGGTTGCACAAGATTACCTCTCTCAAAATTCTTCGAATTTGCGATGGATCTTCGCACCTGGTGTCCTTTCCAGAGATGAAGCTGCCTACTTCTCTAACCCAGTTGGCCATCGATAACTTTCCGAATCTGAAATACTTGTCTTCCGAGGGCTTTCGAAACCTCACATCACTTAAACACCTGTGTATCTTAAATTGCGAAAAACTAGCATCCTTTCCAAAGAAGGGCCTAGGCCTACCTCCCTCACTCCGAAGACTTGGCATTGTTGATTGTAAAAGGTTCACGTCATTCTCAACGAAGTGTCTGCCGCTCTCACTCCTGGAACTTTATATCTTTGAATGTCCTCAGTTGGAAGAATGGTGCAAGAAAGATCGAGGACGGGAGGGGTCTACGACAGCCCACAtccctttcatttcatttgataGTTATACCGCGATATGGTAA
- the LOC121238470 gene encoding putative disease resistance RPP13-like protein 1 isoform X1, which yields MAVGELFLAAFLQVLFHRLASPELLDFARRERLEKKLDKWRKTLSTIQKVLDDAEEKELHAEGAAVKEWLDDLKDLAYDVEDILDEFATDVLRRKLKGKNQASTSKVRNLIPAYFSGLTPSAIMLRTRLESNIKDITTRVEDLAARKEKLNLRQNVDRRSEKIRVTVLAPTSLPNEVVYGRDEDKKALLDLLLSQGSSDKVSVIPIVGMGGIGKTTLAQFVYNDEEVKSLFHLRAWTCVSEDFDAIRVTKEILKSLSHGSNDDNNLDLLQIKLSEALKGKKFLVILDDLWNEDYHHWTILLAPFKAGAPGSVVIITTRNRDISRMAGTTQAYQLDLLSNDASVSIFTQHALGVEDFSSHAHLKDIGLGIVRKCKGLPLAAKILGGLLRSKQDRDDWEEVLNSEIWNILEEKSGIVPALMFSYYHLPSHLKRCFAYCSILPKDYEFKEKQVVLLWMAEGLIQPQQKGKEMEDLGAKYFHDLLSRSFFQQSSNDKSRFVMHDLINDLAKSVAGNTCFRMEDRVEGSKQGSIFKKARHLSYLGDRFDGFKKFLRGCYLTNYVSLELLPKLRCLRVLSLNGYHITEVSDSIGDMMHLRYLDLSHTHITNLPESTTTLYNLQTLLLECCKYLEKLPSEFGNLVNLRHLNILQARSLKAMPLHIGKLNCLRTLSDFIVGKDCCSGLKELGSLSHLRGTLCISKLENVIEPEDARDMNLSGKPKLDGLSLGWSEDIDDSKDRTSEKEFLNMLQPRNVLKELTITCYGGTEFPTWLNRTSLPNLVFLTIENCKKCTLLPPLGKLASLRVLSIKGMASVKSIGPEICEDGSSQPFRSLETLNFENMEEWENWSPCESFSNLHELSIKNCPKLFGNLPNHLPSLEKVEIDRCWNLVVLVSSFPDRCKIKFEGSEGVVCGREVDFSSLKFEYLSTISVFESRMKVLITMGGLANVQTLEVNGCKELTHLWSNAVGSFPHLPRLRDLSVSGCPKLVSLVAKGQLPPTLEELIIQNCKNIQILVEEDDTNSYGSSGDNNTSLLQVLNISQCPSLKSLISSDELPAALQTLWINSCPELESIAKELHHNSLLKTIGIDNCGNLKSLPTGIHSLSHLSSITIEDNPSLDFLPDGELLPANLTFLHLSSCKKMQAVVNRIHTCTFLQDLRMGKCPCASFPEEGFPTNLTRLSIHDSSIAQGLFEWGLHKITSLKILRICDGSSHLVSFPEMKLPTSLTQLAIDNFPNLKYLSSEGFRNLTSLKHLCILNCEKLASFPKKGLGLPPSLRRLGIVDCKRFTSFSTKCLPLSLLELYIFECPQLEEWCKKDRGREGSTTAHIPFISFDSYTAIW from the exons ATGGCGGTGGGAGAGCTCTTTCTTGCTGCGTTCCTTCAAGTGTTATTTCACCGATTGGCTTCACCCGAGTTGCTGGACTTTGCACGCCGAGAGCGACTTGAAAAAAAGCTGGACAAGTGGCGCAAGACGTTGTCAACGATTCAAAAGGTGCTTGATGATGCAGAGGAGAAGGAATTACATGCTGAGGGTGCTGCAGTAAAAGAGTGGCTGGATGATCTCAAAGACTTGGCCTACGATGTGGAGGACATACTTGATGAGTTTGCCACCGATGTTTTGCGACGCAAATTGAAGGGTAAAAATCAGGCAAGTACTAGTAAGGTACGGAATCTCATCCCTGCTTATTTTAGTGGTTTGACTCCTAGTGCTATTATGTTAAGAACTAGGCTGGAGTCAAATATCAAGGACATCACTACTCGAGTTGAAGATCTAGCGGCACGAAAAGAGAAACTCAATTTGAGACAAAATGTTGACAGGAGGTcagaaaaaataagagtgacAGTACTGGCCCCAACTTCTTTACCGAACGAAGTTGTTTACGGCAGGGACGAAGATAAAAAGGCTTTACTTGATTTATTGCTGAGTCAAGGATCAAGCGATAAAGTTTCTGTGATTCCTATAGTTGGTATGGGGGGTATTGGAAAGACAACCCTTGCCCAGTTTGTATACAACGATGAAGAAGTCAAAAGTTTGTTTCATCTTAGAGCTTGGACTTGTGTTTCTGAAGATTTCGATGCTATCAGGGTCAcgaaagaaattttaaaatctcttaGCCACGGAAGCAATGATGATAATAATCTAGATTtgttacaaatcaaattaagcGAGGCCCTAAAAGGGAAGAAATTTCTAGTCATTCTGGATGATCTTTGGAATGAGGATTATCATCATTGGACAATCCTACTTGCTCCTTTCAAAGCAGGCGCTCCAGGAAGTGTTGTTATTATCACAACTCGCAATCGAGATATTTCAAGAATGGCGGGTACCACTCAAGCTTACCAGCTGGATTTGTTGTCAAATGACGCTTCTGTGTCCATATTTACCCAACATGCCTTGGGGGTGGAAGACTTTTCTTCGCATGCACACCTCAAAGACATTGGTCTGGGAATCGTTCGAAAATGTAAAGGCTTGCCTTTAGCGGCAAAAATACTTGGAGGCCTCTTGCGCTCAAAACAGGACCGTGATGACTGGGAGGAAGTATTGAATAGCGAGATATGGAATATTTTAGAGGAAAAAAGTGGAATCGTTCCAGCTCTTATGTTCAGTTACTACCATCTCCCATCACATTTGAAGAGATGCTTTGCGTACTGTTCTATACTCCCTaaagattatgaatttaaggagAAGCAGGTGGTTCTATTATGGATGGCAGAAGGCTTGATTCAACCgcaacaaaaaggaaaggaaatggaaGATTTGGGTGCAAAGTATTTTCACGATTTGTTGTCAAGGTCATTTTTCCAACAATCCAGCAACGATAAATCTCGATTTGTAATGCATGACCTCATCAACGATTTGGCTAAATCAGTCGCTGGAAATACATGCTTTAGAATGGAAGATAGAGTTGAGGGTAGTAAACAAGGGAGTATTTTTAAAAAGGCTCGCCATTTGTCTTACCTAGGTGATCGATTTGatggttttaaaaaattt CTTAGGGGGTGTTATTTGACCAATTATGTTTCTCTTGAATTGTTGCCGAAATTACGATGCTTAAGGGTGCTCTCTTTGAACGGTTATCACATAACCGAGGTATCAGATTCAATTGGTGATATGATGCATCTACGGTATCTTGACCTTTCTCACACCCACATCACTAACTTGCCTGAATCAACAACCACACTCTACAATTTACAGACATTGTTGTTAGAATGTTGCAAATATCTAGAGAAACTACCTTCAGAATTTGGGAATCTGGTCAACTTACGCCACCTCAATATTTTACAAGCAAGATCACTAAAAGCAATGCCTTTGCATATAGGCAAATTAAATTGTCTTCGAACGTTGTCTGATTTCATTGTGGGAAAAGATTGTTGTTCGGGGTTAAAGGAGCTAGGGTCTTTGTCGCATCTTCGAGGAACACTCTGCATTTCAAAATTGGAGAATGTGATTGAGCCAGAGGATGCAAGAGACATGAATTTAAGTGGTAAGCCCAAGCTTGATGGGTTGTCATTGGGATGGAGTGAAGACATTGATGACTCAAAGGACAGAACAAGTGAAAAAGAGTTTCTCAACATGCTACAGCCTCGCAACGTTTTGAAAGAACTCACTATTACGTGTTATGGGGGTACAGAATTTCCGACATGGTTAAACCGTACTTCGCTTCCTAATCTGGTGTTCTTGACTATTGAAAATTGTAAAAAGTGCACATTATTGCCACCATTGGGGAAACTTGCATCACTCAGAGTCCTTTCGATCAAGGGGATGGCTAGCGTGAAGAGTATTGGTCCTGAAATTTGTGAGGATGGTTCGTCACAACCTTTTAGATCTTTGGAGACTCTGAATTTCGAGAATATGGAGGAGTGGGAGAACTGGAGTCCTTGTGAATCATTCTCAAACTTACACGAGCTCTCTATAAAAAATTGTCCCAAGCTCTTTGGAAATTTACCAAACCACCTTCCTTCACTTGAAAAGGTTGAGATAGATAGATGTTGGAATTTAGTGGTCTTAGTTTCGAGCTTTCCAGATCgatgcaaaataaaatttgaggGATCCGAAGGGGTGGTGTGCGGAAGAGAAGTTGATTTTAGCTCGCTAAAATTTGAGTATCTTTCAACAATTTCAGTATTTGAATCTCGAATGAAAGTGTTAATTACAATGGGTGGGCTGGCAAATGTACAAACATTAGAGGTTAATGGATGCAAGGAACTGACGCATTTGTGGTCGAATGCGGTGGGATCATTTCCACATCTCCCACGTCTTCGTGATCTGTCGGTTTCTGGTTGTCCAAAACTAGTTTCGTTGGTTGCTAAAGGCCAGCTCCCTCCAACTCTAGAGGAACTAATTATACAGAATTGCAAAAATATTCAGATTTTGGTAGAGGAGGATGACACCAACAGTTATGGCAGTAGCGGTGACAACAACACATCTCTTCTTCAGGTTTTGAACATTTCCCAGTGTCCCTCCCTCAAATCCCTAATATCAAGCGATGAATTACCTGCAGCACTTCAAACATTATGGATTAATTCATGTCCAGAGCTAGAGTCAATAGCTAAGGAACTACATCATAATTCATTGCTTAAAACCATTGGCATTGATAATTGTGGAAATCTTAAATCCTTACCCACTGGCATACACAGTCTCAGCCATCTAAGCAGTATTACGATAGAAGATAATCCGAGTCTCGATTTCTTACCTGACGGTGAGTTGCTGCCTGCGAACCTGACATTCCTTCATCTTTCTAGCTGCAAGAAAATGCAGGCCGTGGTCAATCGCATACACACCTGCACCTTTCTTCAAGATTTGAGAATGGGGAAATGTCCATGTGCATCCTTTCCAGAAGAAGGTTTTCCCACCAACCTGACACGACTTTCGATCCATGATAGCAGTATCGCTCAGGGCTTGTTTGAGTGGGGGTTGCACAAGATTACCTCTCTCAAAATTCTTCGAATTTGCGATGGATCTTCGCACCTGGTGTCCTTTCCAGAGATGAAGCTGCCTACTTCTCTAACCCAGTTGGCCATCGATAACTTTCCGAATCTGAAATACTTGTCTTCCGAGGGCTTTCGAAACCTCACATCACTTAAACACCTGTGTATCTTAAATTGCGAAAAACTAGCATCCTTTCCAAAGAAGGGCCTAGGCCTACCTCCCTCACTCCGAAGACTTGGCATTGTTGATTGTAAAAGGTTCACGTCATTCTCAACGAAGTGTCTGCCGCTCTCACTCCTGGAACTTTATATCTTTGAATGTCCTCAGTTGGAAGAATGGTGCAAGAAAGATCGAGGACGGGAGGGGTCTACGACAGCCCACAtccctttcatttcatttgataGTTATACCGCGATATGGTAA